Genomic DNA from Elusimicrobiales bacterium:
GGCGACTTTCGCGGCGATTTACGTGCTGGGGTTCAGCCTGAACAACCTCTCGCTTATGGCGCTGACTTTGTCGGTGGGCTTTGTGGTGGACGACGCGGTGGTCATGCTGGAAAACATAGTCCGCCGCATGGAGGGCGGGGAAAATGCGATGGACGCCTCCATGCGCGGCTCAAAGGAGATAGAGTTCACCATCATCTCCATGACCATATCGCTTGTGGTGGTTTTCGTGCCGATAATATTCCTGGGCGGCATAGTGGGGCGGCTGTTCAGGGAATTCGCTGTCAGCATAGGCGTGGCGATACTGGTGTCGGGCTTCATGTCGGTGTCTTTGACGCCGATGCTGTGCAGCAGGCTCATCAAAATGAAGCACGGCGGCGAGGGCGAAAAGAAAAACGCATTCATCGCCTGGACCGAGAAAATGCTGGACGCCATGTCCGCCTACTACGCGCGCACGCTTAGAATCGCGCTTGGCCACAAGATGATTTCGCTGTGGGTTACGGTCATATCGCTGGCGGGCTCCGCATGGTTTTTCAAGGTGATGCCCAAGGGCTTTATCCCCAGCCAGGACCGCAACCTGTTTCAGGCCTACACCCAGGGCGACGATAAGGCCACCTTCGCCCAGATGACGGCGCACCAGCAGGCCTTAAACGACGAGGCAAAGAAACTGCCGGAGATGGACAAGTACATCTCCATTGCGGGCCTCAACAGCCTCAATTCCGGGCTTATATTCGTCTCGCTGGTGGACGCGCACGAGCGCAAAGCCACCGCCGACCAGGTGATGAACCGCCTGCGCGAGAAGTTTGAGCGTATCCCCGGCATACGCGCCTTCCTCAACAACCCGCCGCCGATAACGGTTTCGGCGCATCAGACAAACGGGTTGTGGCAGTACACGCTGCAAACCAGCAATCTGGACGATCTTTACAAATACGCCCCCATGATGGAGGCCAAAATCGGCTCGGTGCCGGGCCTGCTCAACGTCAACTCCGACCTTCAGCTTAAAAAACCCAAGCTGATAGTGCATGTGGACCGCGACAAGGCGTCTTCCGTGGGGCTGACGCTTTCGGATATAGAGGAGTCCATTTATTCCGCCTACGGCTCGCGCTACGTCTCCACGATATACGGCGACACGAACCAGTACTACGTCATCCTGGAGCTGCTGCCGGAATTCCGCCAGGACGTAAACGCGCTTTCAAAGATGTATATCAAGCCTCCGTCGGGCAAAATGGTCGCGCTGGGCACAATAGCCAGCATAGAGCAGACCGTCTCGCCCATAAGCGTCAATCATAAGGGGCAGATACCTTCGGCCACCATTTCGTTTGACATAGCCCCCGGACATTCCATAAGCGAGGCGATGGCGGCCATAGAAAAAATCTCGCGCGAGAACCTGCCCGCCGGCATCAGCGGCGATTTTGAGGGTTCGGCCCAGTCGTTTGCCGACTCTTTTGCCAGCCTGGGGTTTTTGCTGATTGTTACGGTGTTTGTGATATACATAGTGCTGGGCATACTCTACGAAAGCTACATACACCCGGTAACAATTCTGTCCTCGCTGCCGCTGGCGGGTTTCGGCGCGCTTTTTGCGCTGTGGATATTCCGCATGGAACTGGACCTCTACGCCTTTGTGGGAATCATCATGCTGGTGGGCCTTGTAAAGAAAAACGGCATCATGATGGTGGACACCGCGCTGGAGATTGCCCGCGACCGCAAGACGGATTCCGAGGAGTCCATTTACCAGGCCTGCCTGCTGCGCTTCCGCCCGATTATGATGACCACCATGGCCGCGCTGCTGGGCACGCTGCCGATTGCGCTTGGCATAGGCGCGGGCGGAGAGTCGCGCGCGCCTATGGGCGTTGCGGTCTGCGGCGGATTGTTCTTCTCGCAAATGCTGACGCTCTACATCACCCCAGTTTTCTACATCTGGTTTGACAGACTCTCCGAGAAATGGAAGGGGCGGTAAGGCAGGCAGTTAGCCCGGAAATCGCAGTTGGATTGCGGAATTCGCCGAAAAAACCGCGCCACACTACCTTCACAAAATCATCCTTTCCCGCAGTGAGACGCGCGCGGATAAGTCCGGCATTATTTTGCGCTTTTTCGCCTCGGTCCTCGCGCCAACTGAAACATTCAGGTGAATCTTATCCGGGAGAAGTTTACTTTTTGCCGGGGCCGACGGAGAAATGGACGCCGTTGTCTATCTGATTATGCGCCGGGGCCGGAGCCGCCTGCTGCGGCGCCGCCGGACCGGGAATGCGAATCGTCCCGCCATGCTCGCGCATCATGCGGGCGGCTTCGTAGCTGGTTTTGGCGGACTGGTTTTTCGGGTCCAGCTCAGAGGCGCGCTTGAACGCGGTTTCCGCCTCGCCCCACAGCCGCAGCTTGGATTTGAACAGGCCCAGGCTCATGTACGCCTCGGATGATTCGTGGGTATGGCCCTTTTGGCGGCAATAGGGAGCGTTGATATTATCCTCGTATTCCCTGCGGGCCATGTCCGTCTGCCCCTTGGCCTCGTAAATGCGCGCGCGGTGGTAATAGGTGTACGGAAAAACCGGGTCCAGATTGTGATACAAGCTGAAGGAATGCAAAGCCCTGTCCAGATATTTGTTCGCCTCGTCGGGATTTGTTGTTACGAGGGAATCGTGCTTTTTCATGTAAAGCTCGCCAAGCTGGTAGAAGGTCTGCACATAATTGGGCGCAAGCTCGCGCAGCCTGCTGTAGTCGGCGATAGCGCGGTCATAGTCGGTGCGGGGGGCATTGTCCTCATCCCCCCATTCGGGGCGATACTGGGGAACAAGGTCAAAGCGGTCTTTATATACATTGCCGCGGAAATAATAGGCCATCACAAATGACGGGTCGTATTTGTTGACCAGATTGTAATAGGAGAGCGCGCTGCCCCAGTCCCGCTCCTTGGAAAAATATATCGCCAGGTTGTGATACACATTCGCCCGGAAAAACCCCCAGAACAGATTCATCGGATAGAGCATGGCCAGTATTATCAGCAATGCCGCCGCGCCGTTGGCCATCCAGGCCGTCCTGAGAAATTTCCAGCACAGCCAGGCCGACATCGGTATCATCACCACCCAGGCAACATGCCATTGCAGGAAATCGCCGAAGGGCATGGTGTCGGCCAGCGGCCCCTGCAATTCCGAGAACTGGCCCCATATGGAAAACAGCAGCCACAGCAGCCCGCCGAAGGCGGCAAGGCGCAGCGGCCACAGCCAGGCGGAGGGTTCCGGTTCCTCGTTTTTTGGCAGCAGCGCGGCGGAGGAATAATCCGTCTGATGCGTCTCGTAGAGCGCCTTTCCCCTGGCTATGGCAATCACAAGCCCAGGCAGCAGGCCGAAATATATCCCGGAAGAGACAAAGCGCATGCTGACGTCAAAGAAGTTATGCGCCATCATCGCGGCGAAGGCAGCCAGGTAGCCCAGCAAATCGTAGGCGCGGGGAGGGGGGCGCAAATCCGGGTCTTCCAGCAGCGCCCGCGTCTGCGCGCCCAGCGCGCGCAGTCCGGTAACCACGGTGAAAACTATTATCCACAGGAACAGCCCGAAACCCAACAGGCCGTTGTCCATCCACTGTTCCAGATATTCATCCTCCGCATGGTCGGTTTCGGTGTTATGCTTGCCCTCTATGTGGAATATCTGCGGGCGGCGGAACGCGGGATAAATGACCTTGAAAGTCCCAACCCCGGTGCCGGTGAAGGGTTTCGTCTCTATCATCTCCCAGGTGGAAAGCCAGGTGAACACGCGGAAATTGACGGAATTCATCCTTTTCGCGGCAAACACCCCCACCAGCGCGGCGCAGCCCAACAGCACGGACAGCGCAGCGGCATTGATGGCGACTTTATACCGCTCGTAATACCGCCGCAGGAAAAACACCGAATACATCGCCGTGAATATCGCGGAGGCTATGCCGAACCCCATCCACGCGCCCTTTGTCTCGGTGAAATAGAGGCAGGCGGCGTCGGCCAGCAGAATCGGAATGTACCAGAAAGAGCGCGTTTTCAGATACTGCGCCAGAAAAACGAAAAACACCAGCAGCGCAAAATCGGCGAAGAAATTGGGATTGCCGTAGGTGGAAAAAACGCGCGGCCCGAACGCCGCCCGCCACACAAACGGGTCCAGCCGCACGGACGAATGGCGCGCGTAAAACTGCCAGTCCGCTATCTGGACCAGGCCGTAGAGTATGGTAACCGCCGCGCCGGCCAGGAATATTTTCGTAAAGCGGTTCACCGCCTTCTCGTCAAATTCGGAAATGACCACCACCGAAACGCCGGTGTAGACCATATAGCGCACGAAATCGTCCACCGA
This window encodes:
- a CDS encoding efflux RND transporter permease subunit; this translates as MHISGLWIRRPVTTVLTMCAVLFFGLVCYKKLPINNLPAVDFPIIVVNASLPGATPEIMAATVATPLEKQFSSINGLLSMTSTSYQGSTQIVLQFALERNVDACALDVNSAISAASAFLPMNMPSTPTFQKVNPADSPILYLALTSDTLPMSQVNEYADTTISRYFATIDGVSQIQLYGTQKYAVRIQVNPDRVFGHGMDLSDVNSAIKAGNVNLPGGLLDGENQSYTVETKGQLMNAAGYNNLVVRYEQGYPVKVKDIGNAIDSVDFDKTVAWYGDHKKQGQTIIIAVRKQQGANAVEVVRKINALMPKVRALIPASVEIHSVYDESYFIEESIDDVQFTLILTVLLVVAVIFIFLRSLTATIIPSIVVPLSLVATFAAIYVLGFSLNNLSLMALTLSVGFVVDDAVVMLENIVRRMEGGENAMDASMRGSKEIEFTIISMTISLVVVFVPIIFLGGIVGRLFREFAVSIGVAILVSGFMSVSLTPMLCSRLIKMKHGGEGEKKNAFIAWTEKMLDAMSAYYARTLRIALGHKMISLWVTVISLAGSAWFFKVMPKGFIPSQDRNLFQAYTQGDDKATFAQMTAHQQALNDEAKKLPEMDKYISIAGLNSLNSGLIFVSLVDAHERKATADQVMNRLREKFERIPGIRAFLNNPPPITVSAHQTNGLWQYTLQTSNLDDLYKYAPMMEAKIGSVPGLLNVNSDLQLKKPKLIVHVDRDKASSVGLTLSDIEESIYSAYGSRYVSTIYGDTNQYYVILELLPEFRQDVNALSKMYIKPPSGKMVALGTIASIEQTVSPISVNHKGQIPSATISFDIAPGHSISEAMAAIEKISRENLPAGISGDFEGSAQSFADSFASLGFLLIVTVFVIYIVLGILYESYIHPVTILSSLPLAGFGALFALWIFRMELDLYAFVGIIMLVGLVKKNGIMMVDTALEIARDRKTDSEESIYQACLLRFRPIMMTTMAALLGTLPIALGIGAGGESRAPMGVAVCGGLFFSQMLTLYITPVFYIWFDRLSEKWKGR
- a CDS encoding O-antigen ligase family protein, producing the protein MAREKKSPAAAAQAALSPAVDYLRGAIHWWVPFLYVLISNAFYLRTYDSAQVKITLLQMGGLALFALWTCLLALEGRKAIRKEDLIFLSPFLLYMGYIVLSFLNAPYKWLSVDDFVRYMVYTGVSVVVISEFDEKAVNRFTKIFLAGAAVTILYGLVQIADWQFYARHSSVRLDPFVWRAAFGPRVFSTYGNPNFFADFALLVFFVFLAQYLKTRSFWYIPILLADAACLYFTETKGAWMGFGIASAIFTAMYSVFFLRRYYERYKVAINAAALSVLLGCAALVGVFAAKRMNSVNFRVFTWLSTWEMIETKPFTGTGVGTFKVIYPAFRRPQIFHIEGKHNTETDHAEDEYLEQWMDNGLLGFGLFLWIIVFTVVTGLRALGAQTRALLEDPDLRPPPRAYDLLGYLAAFAAMMAHNFFDVSMRFVSSGIYFGLLPGLVIAIARGKALYETHQTDYSSAALLPKNEEPEPSAWLWPLRLAAFGGLLWLLFSIWGQFSELQGPLADTMPFGDFLQWHVAWVVMIPMSAWLCWKFLRTAWMANGAAALLIILAMLYPMNLFWGFFRANVYHNLAIYFSKERDWGSALSYYNLVNKYDPSFVMAYYFRGNVYKDRFDLVPQYRPEWGDEDNAPRTDYDRAIADYSRLRELAPNYVQTFYQLGELYMKKHDSLVTTNPDEANKYLDRALHSFSLYHNLDPVFPYTYYHRARIYEAKGQTDMARREYEDNINAPYCRQKGHTHESSEAYMSLGLFKSKLRLWGEAETAFKRASELDPKNQSAKTSYEAARMMREHGGTIRIPGPAAPQQAAPAPAHNQIDNGVHFSVGPGKK